A single window of Salvia splendens isolate huo1 chromosome 6, SspV2, whole genome shotgun sequence DNA harbors:
- the LOC121806501 gene encoding uncharacterized protein LOC121806501 isoform X3, translating to MAKGTPSSSVLAYLFPIENATMNGRRATSSTGAPAPSLKDAQSKLFRIVCHHEQLKVSFEQLRSQIGAGLLEAEDVFVSLAIQLMKLVGLKTTEMAEERRFSTIVSSFDSSQPQTVQVWTRRKVQIHPEDYMEKAMKAGNELMERQKLQIIHIIGILQNIEDQVNSSKKSIVQDLAECQSFISKLFRKASSVVSSAHQSGRSNDLAQVTQKVLKYTFNQVGLALGSVEVGVEDIITGLADQMCNPMCQYVHGLKAEMKTGACSYLLETVKEMHEVMQVRRLELEEAKSQTRYAEQSRIEALSMLTQSEETAKELMMSLRLLSDDRTGLEQE from the exons ATGGCGAAAGGAACTCCGAGTTCATCAGTTCTTGCGTATCTTTTTCCTATAGAG AACGCCACAATGAATGGCCGCAGAGCCACTAGCTCCACCGGCGCTCCGGCGCCGTCGCTCAAAGATGCGCAATCGAAGCTCTTTCGTATCGTCTGCCACCACGAGCAGCTCAAAGTCTCATTCGAACAGCTCCGATCTCAGATTGGAGCTGGTTTGCTCGAG GCCGAAGATGTGTTCGTGTCGCTGGCTATTCAGCTAATGAAGTTGGTAGGACTGAAGACGACTGAGATGGCTGAAGAGAGGAGATTTAGCACGATCGTATCCTCTTTTGACAGTTCACAACCGCAG ACTGTGCAGGTTTGGACACGGAGAAAGGTTCAGATCCAT CCAGAAGACTATATGGAAAAAGCCATGAAAGCTGGAAATGAGCTGATGGAGAGACAGAAGCTACAGATAATTCATATCATTGGCATTCTTCAAAATATCGAAGATCAGGTCAATTCAAGCAAAAAAAGCATCGTTCAGGACCTTGCTGAGTGTCAATCGTTCATAAGCAAGCTCTTCCGCAAAGCTTCTTCAGTTGTTTCTTCAGCACATCAGTCTGGCAGGAGCAATGACCTAGCTCAAGTGACACAAAAGGTTCTAAAATATACATTTAATCAAGTAGGACTCGCCCTTGGATCAGTGGAGGTTGGAGTAGAAGACATCATTACTGGACTGGCTGACCAAATGTGCAATCCGATGTGTCAGTATGTCCATGGTCTTAAGGCTGAAATGAAGACTGGAGCATGCTCTTATTTACTGGAGACTGTTAAGGAGATGCATGAAGTAATGCAGGTCAGGAGACTTGAGTTGGAGGAAGCAAAAAGTCAGACTAGATATGCAGAACAAAGCAGGATTGAGGCATTGAGCATGTTAACGCAATCAGAAGAAACAGCCAAGGAGCTGATGATGTCCTTGAGATTGCTATCAGATGATAGAACTGGACTAGAACAAGAG TAA
- the LOC121810087 gene encoding (S)-2-hydroxy-acid oxidase GLO1-like: protein MGEITNVTEYQAIAKEKLPKMVYDYYASGAEDQWTLAENRNAFSRILFRPRILIDVSKIDMTTTVLGFKISMPIMIAPTAMQKMAHPDGEYATARAASSAGTIMTLSSWATSSVEEVASTGPGIRFFQLYVYKDRNVVAQLVRRAERAGFKAIALTVDTPRLGRRESDIKNRFVLPPGLTLKNFEGLDLGKMDEANDSGLASYVAGQIDRTLSWKDVKWLQSITSMPILVKGVLTAEDARIAVQSGAAGIIVSNHGARQLDYVPSTIMALEEVVKGAQGRVPVFLDGGVRRGTDVFKALALGAAGIFIGRPVVFSLAAEGEAGVKKVLQMLRDEFELTMALSGCRTLSEITRNHIVTEWDAPRGLPAPRL, encoded by the exons ATGGGGGAGATCACAAATGTAACCGAGTACCAGGCTATTGCCAAGGAGAAACTGCCTAAAATGGTGTACGATTACTACGCCTCGGGTGCAGAGGACCAATGGACTCTTGCTGAGAACAGAAATGCATTTTCGAGGATTCT GTTTAGGCCCCGGATTCTGATTGATGTTAGCAAAATCGACATGACTACTACTGTGTTGGGCTTCAAGATCTCTATGCCAATCATGATTGCCCCGACTGCTATGCAGAAAATGGCTCACCCTGATG GAGAGTATGCAACAGCTAGAGCTGCATCCTCAGCTGGAACTATCATG ACCCTTTCGTCATGGGCCACTTCCAGCGTTGAGGAAGTAGCTTCCACAGGGCCTGGCATTCGATTCTTCCAGCTTTAT GTCTACAAGGACAGGAACGTTGTGGCTCAGCTTGTGAGGAGAGCTGAGAGGGCAGGTTTCAAGGCCATTGCACTCACTGTCGACACCCCAAGATTGGGACGCCGTGAATCTGACATCAAGAACAG ATTTGTTTTGCCACCCGGCTTGACACTGAAAAACTTTGAGGGCTTGGACCTCGGGAAGATGGATGAA GCCAATGACTCTGGACTTGCTTCCTACGTTGCTGGTCAAATTGATCGCACGTTGAGCTGGAAG GATGTTAAGTGGCTGCAATCAATCACTTCAATGCCAATCTTGGTGAAGGGTGTGCTCACTGCAGAGGATG CAAGGATTGCTGTTCAGAGTGGAGCTGCAGGTATCATCGTCTCCAACCATGGTGCTCGTCAGCTGGACTACGTGCCCTCGACCATCATGGCTTTGGAGGAG GTCGTGAAAGGTGCTCAAGGCCGGGTTCCCGTGTTCTTGGATGGAGGTGTCCGCCGTGGAACAGATGTGTTCAAGGCATTGGCACTCGGAGCTGCTGGCATCTTT ATTGGGCGACCGGTGGTGTTCTCATTGGCCGCTGAAGGGGAGGCGGGCGTGAAGAAGGTGCTCCAGATGTTGCGCGATGAGTTTGAGCTGACCATGGCATTGAGTGGGTGCCGCACACTCAGTGAGATCACGCGCAACCACATTGTGACCGAGTGGGACGCCCCTCGGGGACTCCCGGCCCCCAGGTTATAA
- the LOC121808650 gene encoding mitochondrial import inner membrane translocase subunit PAM16 like 1-like, which translates to MAARILANLIVMGSGIMIRAFAQAYRQALANASKTGAAHEAVQTMKRGSKMMTESEARQILGVTEDTPWEEIVKRYDKLFERNTQSGSFYLQSKVVRAKECLESIEKPKQGQQQNPS; encoded by the exons ATG GCTGCTAGGATTCTTGCTAACTTGATTGTGATGGGCTCTGGAATAATGATTCGAGCGTTTGCTCAAGCATATCGCCAGGCACTTGCAA ATGCCTCAAAGACTGGTGCTGCGCACGAAGCAGTACAAACTATGAAAAGAGGTAGTAAAATGATGACTGAATCGGAGGCTAGGCAGATACTTGGTGTCACCGAGGATACACCATGGGAAGAGATTGTGAAG AGGTATGACAAGTTGTTTGAGAGGAATACTCAGAGTGGCAGTTTCTATCTCCAATCGAAGGTTGTTAGAGCGAAAGAATGTCTGGAAAGTATTGAGAAACCAAAGCAGGGGCAGCAGCAGAACCCGAGTTAA
- the LOC121806501 gene encoding uncharacterized protein LOC121806501 isoform X1: MAKGTPSSSVLAYLFPIENATMNGRRATSSTGAPAPSLKDAQSKLFRIVCHHEQLKVSFEQLRSQIGAGLLEAEDVFVSLAIQLMKLVGLKTTEMAEERRFSTIVSSFDSSQPQTVQVWTRRKVQIHPEDYMEKAMKAGNELMERQKLQIIHIIGILQNIEDQVNSSKKSIVQDLAECQSFISKLFRKASSVVSSAHQSGRSNDLAQVTQKVLKYTFNQVGLALGSVEVGVEDIITGLADQMCNPMCQYVHGLKAEMKTGACSYLLETVKEMHEVMQVRRLELEEAKSQTRYAEQSRIEALSMLTQSEETAKELMMSLRLLSDDRTGLEQEAVKVREDQAKDDGLMWELLRQKGPSPSDSPLGPNELQGIGTSSKRLPSKRVNSMLIQSYRAPKRPQIKRNDSTINTKMILSSSPSATTQNVPTYTRVNSLINTN, translated from the exons ATGGCGAAAGGAACTCCGAGTTCATCAGTTCTTGCGTATCTTTTTCCTATAGAG AACGCCACAATGAATGGCCGCAGAGCCACTAGCTCCACCGGCGCTCCGGCGCCGTCGCTCAAAGATGCGCAATCGAAGCTCTTTCGTATCGTCTGCCACCACGAGCAGCTCAAAGTCTCATTCGAACAGCTCCGATCTCAGATTGGAGCTGGTTTGCTCGAG GCCGAAGATGTGTTCGTGTCGCTGGCTATTCAGCTAATGAAGTTGGTAGGACTGAAGACGACTGAGATGGCTGAAGAGAGGAGATTTAGCACGATCGTATCCTCTTTTGACAGTTCACAACCGCAG ACTGTGCAGGTTTGGACACGGAGAAAGGTTCAGATCCAT CCAGAAGACTATATGGAAAAAGCCATGAAAGCTGGAAATGAGCTGATGGAGAGACAGAAGCTACAGATAATTCATATCATTGGCATTCTTCAAAATATCGAAGATCAGGTCAATTCAAGCAAAAAAAGCATCGTTCAGGACCTTGCTGAGTGTCAATCGTTCATAAGCAAGCTCTTCCGCAAAGCTTCTTCAGTTGTTTCTTCAGCACATCAGTCTGGCAGGAGCAATGACCTAGCTCAAGTGACACAAAAGGTTCTAAAATATACATTTAATCAAGTAGGACTCGCCCTTGGATCAGTGGAGGTTGGAGTAGAAGACATCATTACTGGACTGGCTGACCAAATGTGCAATCCGATGTGTCAGTATGTCCATGGTCTTAAGGCTGAAATGAAGACTGGAGCATGCTCTTATTTACTGGAGACTGTTAAGGAGATGCATGAAGTAATGCAGGTCAGGAGACTTGAGTTGGAGGAAGCAAAAAGTCAGACTAGATATGCAGAACAAAGCAGGATTGAGGCATTGAGCATGTTAACGCAATCAGAAGAAACAGCCAAGGAGCTGATGATGTCCTTGAGATTGCTATCAGATGATAGAACTGGACTAGAACAAGAG GCAGTAAAAGTGAGAGAAGATCAGGCTAAAGACGACGGCTTAATGTGGGAATTACTGAGGCAGAAAGGGCCGTCCCCATCGGACAGTCCTCTGGGACCAAATGAGCTTCAAGGGATAGGAACAAGCAGCAAAAGACTTCCTTCGAAAAGGGTGAATTCCATGCTCATTCAGAGTTACAGGGCTCCTAAACGTCCTCAGATAAAGAGGAACGATTCAACCATCAACACCAAGATGATCCTAAGTTCATCCCCTTCAGCAACAACTCAAAATGTTCCAACTTACACACGCGTTAACTCACTCATCAACACGAACTGA
- the LOC121809485 gene encoding polyadenylate-binding protein-interacting protein 8-like, with translation MAAGAEVSGEGVVVDSQIAVVEPSSPKNHSPPSEKIVEKIENDNENGTENFSSVNSEESDISNGVKISESDISNGVKISDSKLNVDSKPELQMKEIVDMLKKLKLNPMAKEFFPSNYYYGQMGDYNFVLSDKNLGDDGLPNNRRRRNNYNSSRKRMSGRAAKAQREDSIRRTVYVSDIDHNITEERLAALFSSYGQVLDCRVCGDPHSRLRFAFVEFADDYSARAALILSGTLLGFSPIKVLPSKTAILPVNPTFLPRSEDEREMCVRTVYCTNIDKKVTQVDVKNFFETRCGEVSRLRLLGDHMHSTRIAFVEFFMAESAILALDCCGEMLESQRIRVSPSKTPVRPRMPQAGVQ, from the exons ATGGCTGCTGGTGCAGAGGTATCTGGTGAGGGAGTGGTTGTTGATTCCCAAATTGCTGTTGTTGAGCCTTCATCACCCAAAAATCATAGCCCTCCTAGTGAAAAAATCGTTGAGAAAATTGAGAATGATAATGAAAATGGAACTGAGAATTTCAGTTCTGTTAATTCTGAGGAGTCAGATATAAGTAACGGTGTTAAAATTTCTGAGTCAGATATAAGTAACGGTGTTAAAATTTCTGATTCGAAATTGAATGTGGATTCAAAACCGGAGCTGCAAATGAAGGAAATTGTTGATATGTTGAAGAAACTCAAGTTGAATCCCatggccaaggagtttttccCTTCCAATTATTATTATGGCCAGATGGGTGATTACAACTTTGTGCTTTCAGATAAGAATTTGGGGGATGATGGTTTACCTAATAACCGAAGG AGAAGAAATAACTACAACTCAAGCAGGAAGAGAATGAGTGGCAGAGCTGCTAAAGCTCAAAGGGAAGACAGCATTCGGCGAACTGTCTATGTCTCTGACATTGATCATAAT ATTACTGAGGAGCGGCTTGCTGCTCTATTCAGCAGCTATGGACAA GTTCTCGATTGCCGGGTATGTGGGGATCCACACTCCCGTCTTCGCTTTGCTTTTGTAGAATTTGCAGATGATT ATTCTGCTAGAGCTGCTCTTATCCTTTCCGGAACACTCTTAGGTTTCTCTCCTATCAAGGTCTTGCCTTCTAAAACTGCTATTCTCCCCGTCAATCCGACATTCCTTCCAAGG TCGGAGGATGAGCGTGAAATGTGTGTGAGGACAGTTTACTGTACAAACATTGATAAGAAG GTTACACAAGTTGATGTCAAGAATTTCTTTGAAACAAGATGTGGGGAG GTGTCCCGTCTGAGGCTCTTGGGGGATCACATGCACTCTACACGAATTGCTTTTGTTGAATTCTTCATG GCTGAGAGTGCAATCCTGGCTCTCGACTGCTGTGGTGAAATGCTGGAATCCCAGCGTATCAG GGTGAGCCCTTCAAAGACACCGGTGAGGCCGCGGATGCCCCAAGCTGGAGTGCAGTGA
- the LOC121806501 gene encoding uncharacterized protein LOC121806501 isoform X2, with product MAKGTPSSSVLAYLFPIENATMNGRRATSSTGAPAPSLKDAQSKLFRIVCHHEQLKVSFEQLRSQIGAGLLEAEDVFVSLAIQLMKLVGLKTTEMAEERRFSTIVSSFDSSQPQPEDYMEKAMKAGNELMERQKLQIIHIIGILQNIEDQVNSSKKSIVQDLAECQSFISKLFRKASSVVSSAHQSGRSNDLAQVTQKVLKYTFNQVGLALGSVEVGVEDIITGLADQMCNPMCQYVHGLKAEMKTGACSYLLETVKEMHEVMQVRRLELEEAKSQTRYAEQSRIEALSMLTQSEETAKELMMSLRLLSDDRTGLEQEAVKVREDQAKDDGLMWELLRQKGPSPSDSPLGPNELQGIGTSSKRLPSKRVNSMLIQSYRAPKRPQIKRNDSTINTKMILSSSPSATTQNVPTYTRVNSLINTN from the exons ATGGCGAAAGGAACTCCGAGTTCATCAGTTCTTGCGTATCTTTTTCCTATAGAG AACGCCACAATGAATGGCCGCAGAGCCACTAGCTCCACCGGCGCTCCGGCGCCGTCGCTCAAAGATGCGCAATCGAAGCTCTTTCGTATCGTCTGCCACCACGAGCAGCTCAAAGTCTCATTCGAACAGCTCCGATCTCAGATTGGAGCTGGTTTGCTCGAG GCCGAAGATGTGTTCGTGTCGCTGGCTATTCAGCTAATGAAGTTGGTAGGACTGAAGACGACTGAGATGGCTGAAGAGAGGAGATTTAGCACGATCGTATCCTCTTTTGACAGTTCACAACCGCAG CCAGAAGACTATATGGAAAAAGCCATGAAAGCTGGAAATGAGCTGATGGAGAGACAGAAGCTACAGATAATTCATATCATTGGCATTCTTCAAAATATCGAAGATCAGGTCAATTCAAGCAAAAAAAGCATCGTTCAGGACCTTGCTGAGTGTCAATCGTTCATAAGCAAGCTCTTCCGCAAAGCTTCTTCAGTTGTTTCTTCAGCACATCAGTCTGGCAGGAGCAATGACCTAGCTCAAGTGACACAAAAGGTTCTAAAATATACATTTAATCAAGTAGGACTCGCCCTTGGATCAGTGGAGGTTGGAGTAGAAGACATCATTACTGGACTGGCTGACCAAATGTGCAATCCGATGTGTCAGTATGTCCATGGTCTTAAGGCTGAAATGAAGACTGGAGCATGCTCTTATTTACTGGAGACTGTTAAGGAGATGCATGAAGTAATGCAGGTCAGGAGACTTGAGTTGGAGGAAGCAAAAAGTCAGACTAGATATGCAGAACAAAGCAGGATTGAGGCATTGAGCATGTTAACGCAATCAGAAGAAACAGCCAAGGAGCTGATGATGTCCTTGAGATTGCTATCAGATGATAGAACTGGACTAGAACAAGAG GCAGTAAAAGTGAGAGAAGATCAGGCTAAAGACGACGGCTTAATGTGGGAATTACTGAGGCAGAAAGGGCCGTCCCCATCGGACAGTCCTCTGGGACCAAATGAGCTTCAAGGGATAGGAACAAGCAGCAAAAGACTTCCTTCGAAAAGGGTGAATTCCATGCTCATTCAGAGTTACAGGGCTCCTAAACGTCCTCAGATAAAGAGGAACGATTCAACCATCAACACCAAGATGATCCTAAGTTCATCCCCTTCAGCAACAACTCAAAATGTTCCAACTTACACACGCGTTAACTCACTCATCAACACGAACTGA